Proteins found in one Chlamydia sp. 04-14 genomic segment:
- a CDS encoding DUF378 domain-containing protein has protein sequence MLGKLVRGLSSLIVVLCALNVGIIGLTHHKVNLIARLCGGASATATQITYIVIGIAGIISLISYCSCCSKKHQGGDCCTKGHTSHHCDPKN, from the coding sequence ATGCTAGGCAAACTCGTTCGGGGACTATCCTCTCTTATTGTTGTTCTTTGTGCATTGAACGTAGGAATTATAGGATTAACTCATCATAAAGTAAACCTTATTGCTCGACTATGCGGAGGCGCAAGCGCAACAGCAACACAAATTACTTATATTGTTATTGGAATCGCCGGGATTATTTCTTTAATAAGCTATTGTAGTTGTTGTTCTAAGAAGCATCAAGGTGGAGACTGCTGTACAAAGGGTCATACATCTCATCATTGCGATCCTAAAAATTAG
- a CDS encoding IncV family inclusion membrane protein, translating to MSNPIDPLGQSHRPVPKSQVPAPHTGIGSRIRASSTGFFGRLLSLPDRNPKMRYVFDIGIIAIAVISIIGILVASQGQGLLLFGLIPGLIFGALGVTMLISDVANTPRSQKIADTITAVLLPFILLGIASALIASAYFTAGGSTLILANPQFLMGFMTIGLALVSLSKVTFQHFKTEALIKAQQKVIEVSEQSITPTTPSEKDVKRVSQERRRDHAADARRECEDQETRTHTRHRHISRSSQGVLQHRSRNQIEIEQADSDYLSPGDEFSPQAEDDFSFLHDAYNPFSSVYQPPQSLEDSSSAIQNVPLGLPVSSDTTTTGPVTSTPRRVSRIGAAGSSRSRNRNEDEERQERDQSQGDDESSDLENSDSQQRKQSRRKKRKKS from the coding sequence ATGAGTAATCCCATAGATCCTTTAGGGCAATCACACCGACCTGTTCCTAAAAGTCAGGTACCCGCACCACATACGGGCATTGGAAGTCGTATTCGTGCTTCTTCCACAGGATTTTTCGGAAGACTTCTCTCCCTCCCCGATCGCAATCCCAAGATGCGTTATGTTTTCGATATTGGGATTATCGCGATTGCTGTTATTTCCATCATTGGTATTCTTGTTGCCTCTCAGGGGCAAGGATTACTGCTTTTCGGATTAATCCCTGGGCTTATCTTTGGTGCCTTAGGAGTGACTATGCTCATTTCTGATGTTGCCAACACACCAAGATCTCAAAAAATCGCCGATACCATTACCGCTGTTCTTTTACCGTTCATTCTTTTGGGAATAGCTTCAGCGTTAATCGCTTCAGCATACTTTACAGCTGGAGGAAGTACTCTTATTCTTGCTAATCCGCAATTCCTCATGGGCTTCATGACTATAGGATTAGCTTTAGTTTCATTGAGCAAGGTCACATTCCAACATTTTAAAACCGAAGCTTTGATAAAAGCTCAGCAAAAGGTTATTGAAGTTTCCGAGCAATCAATAACTCCGACTACGCCTTCCGAAAAAGATGTGAAGCGTGTTTCTCAAGAGAGAAGAAGAGATCATGCTGCAGATGCTAGACGTGAGTGCGAAGATCAAGAAACACGCACGCATACGCGTCATCGACATATCTCTAGAAGCTCTCAGGGAGTGCTGCAACATAGATCGAGAAACCAAATAGAAATTGAACAAGCTGATTCCGATTATCTATCTCCAGGCGATGAATTTTCTCCTCAAGCAGAAGATGACTTTTCTTTTTTACATGATGCCTATAACCCATTCTCATCCGTATATCAGCCTCCTCAATCTCTAGAAGATTCCTCCTCTGCCATACAAAATGTTCCTTTAGGTCTGCCTGTCTCTAGTGACACTACTACAACAGGCCCTGTCACCTCAACACCTAGGAGAGTATCTCGCATAGGAGCTGCAGGATCATCGCGATCTAGAAATAGAAATGAAGATGAAGAAAGACAAGAAAGAGATCAAAGTCAAGGTGATGATGAATCTTCAGATCTAGAGAATTCCGATTCACAACAACGTAAACAAAGTAGAAGAAAGAAAAGGAAGAAAAGCTAG
- the gatA gene encoding Asp-tRNA(Asn)/Glu-tRNA(Gln) amidotransferase subunit GatA — protein MYQKSALELRNAVVSGESSATAIAEYFYNRIETEDSRIGAFLSLCQERAYEKAASVDAKRARGEPLGKLAGVPIGIKDNIHIMGLRTTCASKMLENYIAPFDATVIERIEAEDGIILGKLNMDEFAMGSTTQYSAFHPTKNPWDLSCVPGGSSGGSAAAVSARFCPIALGSDTGGSIRQPAAFCGVVGFKPSYGAVSRYGLVAFGSSLDQIGPLTTVVEDVALAMDVFSGKDERDATSQKFFSGSFQDALSLEVPSLIGVPMGFLEGLRDDVKENFFESLNILERQGSRIVDIDLNILHHAVSVYYIVASAEATTNLARFDGIRYGYRSPEAHSMEDVYTISRVQGFGKEVMRRILLGNYVLSAERQSVYYKKGTAIRAKIIQAFQTAYEKCDVIAMPVCSCPAFADGDILDPISLYLQDIYTVAMNLAYLPAIAVPSGFSKEGLPLGFQVIGQKGKDQQVCQVGYSFQEHAGIKNLYPKGCNKLFDGEVK, from the coding sequence ATGTATCAAAAGAGTGCCTTAGAGTTAAGAAATGCTGTAGTGAGCGGGGAATCTTCAGCTACAGCGATAGCAGAGTATTTTTATAATAGAATAGAAACGGAAGATAGTCGCATAGGAGCCTTTCTTTCTCTTTGCCAGGAAAGAGCTTATGAAAAAGCTGCTAGTGTAGATGCGAAACGAGCAAGAGGAGAGCCTTTAGGGAAACTCGCAGGTGTGCCTATAGGGATAAAAGATAATATCCATATTATGGGATTGCGTACGACCTGTGCTTCTAAGATGTTAGAAAATTACATAGCACCTTTCGATGCTACTGTAATTGAACGTATAGAAGCTGAAGATGGGATTATTTTAGGCAAACTCAATATGGATGAGTTTGCGATGGGATCTACAACTCAGTATTCTGCTTTTCATCCAACAAAAAATCCTTGGGATTTATCTTGTGTTCCTGGGGGATCTTCCGGAGGATCTGCAGCTGCTGTTTCTGCAAGATTTTGTCCTATAGCTTTAGGTTCTGATACTGGAGGTTCTATACGTCAGCCCGCAGCATTTTGTGGTGTCGTTGGATTTAAGCCTTCATACGGTGCTGTGTCTCGTTATGGTTTAGTTGCTTTTGGTTCCTCATTAGATCAGATAGGCCCTTTAACGACCGTTGTTGAAGACGTGGCTTTAGCTATGGACGTTTTCTCTGGTAAAGATGAAAGAGATGCTACTTCTCAAAAGTTTTTCTCAGGATCTTTCCAAGATGCATTATCCTTAGAAGTGCCTAGTTTGATTGGCGTGCCTATGGGATTTTTAGAAGGCTTGAGAGATGATGTTAAAGAAAACTTTTTTGAATCATTAAATATTTTAGAGCGTCAGGGCAGCCGGATCGTTGATATAGACCTCAATATTTTACATCACGCTGTTTCTGTATACTACATAGTAGCTTCTGCAGAGGCTACTACGAATCTCGCAAGATTTGACGGTATCCGTTATGGATACCGTTCTCCAGAAGCTCATAGTATGGAAGATGTCTATACTATTTCTCGCGTTCAAGGTTTTGGTAAGGAAGTTATGCGTAGGATCCTTTTAGGAAACTATGTGTTATCTGCAGAGCGTCAAAGCGTATACTATAAAAAAGGTACAGCAATTCGTGCGAAAATCATTCAAGCTTTCCAAACAGCTTATGAAAAATGTGATGTAATTGCTATGCCGGTATGTTCTTGCCCTGCATTTGCTGATGGGGATATTCTCGATCCTATCTCTTTGTATCTACAAGATATCTATACTGTTGCTATGAATCTAGCCTATCTACCTGCTATCGCTGTTCCTTCAGGGTTTTCTAAAGAAGGTTTACCTTTAGGATTCCAGGTGATTGGTCAGAAAGGGAAAGATCAGCAGGTATGTCAGGTTGGTTATAGTTTCCAAGAACATGCAGGAATTAAGAATTTATACCCTAAAGGATGTAACAAACTTTTTGATGGAGAGGTGAAATAA
- the gatC gene encoding Asp-tRNA(Asn)/Glu-tRNA(Gln) amidotransferase subunit GatC gives MTQPYVTREEILLLAKSSALELSEELIQEYETSLNEVIGIMKESISMDVTDVVIEVGLSHVISPEDLREDVVASSFSREEFLINVPESLGGLVKVPTVIK, from the coding sequence ATGACACAACCCTATGTAACTAGAGAAGAAATTTTACTTTTGGCGAAGAGCTCAGCTTTAGAATTAAGCGAAGAGCTTATTCAAGAATACGAGACTTCGTTAAACGAAGTCATCGGCATTATGAAAGAATCTATTTCTATGGATGTAACAGATGTAGTTATTGAGGTTGGTTTATCCCATGTCATCAGTCCTGAAGATTTAAGAGAAGATGTCGTCGCCTCAAGTTTCTCTCGTGAGGAGTTTCTTATTAATGTCCCCGAATCTTTAGGGGGATTAGTAAAAGTGCCCACAGTAATTAAGTAG
- a CDS encoding DUF5422 family protein, giving the protein MNCREVCKKSSQIYFDCTFPERVLARRCQNKAQQYPKTAMAIEVVVSVILGTIKIITFPLATFSALGLIPFTCALKAISTRSCEHALPYLAAWFISLLVSALIIGAIFGLVMVAPEVVFFMIGICGAVGASATLLNIHRELFALRSLQTEEIKKSSTSEETSSSSSSLSLDLSHPSRKGSSEFANHNVETTLENENS; this is encoded by the coding sequence ATGAATTGTCGTGAAGTTTGTAAAAAAAGCTCACAAATTTATTTCGATTGCACATTTCCTGAGAGGGTCCTTGCACGTCGCTGTCAAAATAAAGCACAGCAATATCCGAAAACGGCAATGGCTATTGAGGTAGTGGTATCTGTTATCCTTGGGACAATCAAAATTATTACCTTCCCTTTAGCCACATTCTCGGCCTTAGGATTGATTCCTTTTACCTGCGCATTAAAAGCAATTTCCACAAGAAGTTGCGAACATGCTCTTCCTTATCTGGCAGCATGGTTCATCAGTCTTTTGGTCTCTGCTCTTATTATTGGCGCTATTTTTGGCTTAGTTATGGTCGCTCCCGAGGTCGTCTTCTTTATGATCGGTATTTGCGGAGCTGTAGGCGCCAGCGCTACGCTTTTAAATATCCATAGGGAATTATTTGCTTTAAGATCTTTACAAACTGAAGAGATTAAAAAATCCTCAACTTCAGAAGAAACCTCATCTTCTTCCTCATCATTATCTCTGGACCTCTCTCATCCTAGCCGGAAAGGTTCTTCCGAATTTGCGAACCACAACGTGGAAACTACTTTAGAAAACGAAAATTCTTAA
- a CDS encoding polymorphic outer membrane protein middle domain-containing protein, whose translation MKSSVPWLLISSAITLPLSSIVAAEEAVVELPEPKVSQPQNGNVNLGPSDNYPGTGGNGSGFTYKETSTEGGTTYTLNGDVSISNVTSTQAPASSNQPEVQSQPQSQAKPEVQNGVESQSSPVSDKSSNSEVDKENKKANSEGDHSSSEPKTEESPRPEVSESSRTEVSPESTTTDVSTESNSTSDTEVSSSSDTETVTTSRILAGILRADATALDSSSSSSGGSQDQGSQRSPEAAQAANKSCFLNTAGPLTFVGSGHSLTFDTITIEAQGAAINNSAGSALTLSGFNNLSFAKSTNQDQTKADSAIYVGPKKTESGGGNGGSVGGVPGVGGLIPENSVSNSASEPNAAANLWTISSDTGAPEIGAISAEGVSGENGIASPKAEEAAPDASAPAIILKGNVNITFSGNSSKKAGGAINVSGGSATIQNNTGTCTFSNNNAKDQGGAVSVTGNFDITGNTTVVFSGNQAKEIPPKEPAAEKAAISDQSQTPATGTGGAIHCLAATDASVPAVKVPEKVVAAATGGVLPSIRAVSLSADSTPAPKQVNAAAAADPCVTISGNTTVTFDNNSSTVSGGAIYAKKLVLSSDGDITFSNNSSGKGGAIFITDNGDISITAATGSITFQGNKVTAAEEITLPAKPQAGSGDAAVSGDVQANAAQSGQAENNVQPQVDKALTAFVTFANKAQVDAKADQNQSQTPTKPSHNAIHLGSGATISQLRAGTGQTIFFYDPITTTKPVAASPGSSGPAGPSGHSVIVRAAAVAAAPGAAQAATPKTPLKINAPDAQAPEAKEGAVSGETKQATYNGTVVFSGEKLTADEAKNSLNAMSVFNTDVSLEAGTLVLRNGAGLLLDSFVQKEGSLIIMDGGTSIITNVPAAENPSSKAPAVPAVPNNVVPVVNVSSKSNLKIISDLVASSLMNFKPIGPSASAPAVSNSQVTNPDGSITITNLAVNLDSLSENKVITLAATGTGNVSITGDLKFQDSSQNFYDNPMLNKNFSANILDISTSAGGKVDTTGFNMIPQGSTSSNVGYQGKWEVTEVKDTNTGKVSFELKWISAGYTPTPNRRATLVPNSLWCSAVDIRAIQQLVEVSTQGEDFHKGIWISGISNFFHRDSMKVQKGFRHISSGYVVGASTQPITDRVIDIAFCQMFGKSKDYHLAKTRSHIYAASIHTKREKLINHYKLSNKKGSILTKLPEQIPVIFDAQLSYSLSHNSMTTKHTPDPSSRGKWNNHCVAGELGSYLPIVIDNPFIEEFSPFMKLHVVFVQQEDFKETKGNANRNFQSAHLVNVSLPIGMKFEKTNKYNIYNISLIYQPDIYRDAPKSKVFLPSIDTRWSTGATNLARQALIIDGCNHHHLTDSFEVFCHGAFELRGSSRNYNLDLGGRYKF comes from the coding sequence ATGAAGTCTTCCGTTCCTTGGTTGTTAATTTCCTCAGCAATTACACTTCCATTATCCTCTATTGTTGCTGCCGAAGAAGCAGTGGTAGAACTTCCTGAACCAAAAGTTTCTCAACCTCAAAATGGAAACGTAAATTTAGGTCCTAGCGATAATTATCCAGGAACAGGAGGTAATGGATCTGGATTTACTTACAAGGAAACATCGACCGAAGGAGGAACTACTTATACTCTTAATGGTGACGTATCTATATCTAATGTAACTTCTACCCAAGCACCGGCTTCCAGCAATCAACCTGAAGTTCAGTCTCAACCACAGTCACAAGCAAAACCCGAAGTACAAAATGGAGTTGAATCTCAATCTAGTCCAGTATCAGATAAGAGTTCAAATTCAGAAGTAGACAAGGAAAACAAGAAAGCGAATTCTGAAGGAGATCATTCAAGTTCAGAACCAAAAACAGAAGAATCACCCAGGCCTGAAGTCTCAGAATCATCCAGAACAGAAGTTTCACCAGAATCAACTACGACGGATGTTAGCACCGAAAGCAACTCTACTTCTGACACTGAAGTTTCATCAAGTTCAGATACTGAAACGGTAACAACATCTAGAATTTTAGCTGGGATACTAAGAGCTGATGCTACCGCTTTAGATAGCAGCTCATCGAGTTCTGGAGGATCTCAAGACCAAGGATCCCAACGCTCCCCTGAAGCAGCCCAAGCAGCAAATAAAAGCTGTTTCTTAAATACTGCAGGCCCTCTTACTTTTGTTGGATCTGGTCATTCCCTCACTTTTGATACTATAACTATAGAAGCTCAAGGAGCTGCTATTAATAATAGTGCTGGATCAGCTTTAACATTATCAGGATTTAATAACTTATCCTTCGCTAAATCTACGAACCAGGATCAAACAAAAGCAGACAGTGCTATCTATGTAGGACCTAAAAAAACCGAATCAGGAGGTGGTAACGGAGGATCTGTTGGAGGAGTTCCAGGAGTTGGCGGATTAATTCCCGAAAATTCTGTGAGTAATAGCGCATCAGAACCAAATGCTGCAGCAAACCTCTGGACGATATCTTCAGATACCGGTGCACCTGAAATCGGAGCTATATCTGCTGAAGGTGTTTCCGGTGAAAATGGTATTGCTAGTCCAAAAGCTGAAGAAGCTGCACCTGATGCATCTGCTCCTGCCATTATTCTTAAAGGAAATGTCAATATCACATTTTCTGGTAACTCCTCTAAAAAAGCTGGCGGAGCCATTAACGTCAGTGGAGGCTCAGCAACAATACAAAACAATACCGGGACGTGCACCTTCTCAAATAACAATGCCAAAGATCAAGGTGGTGCTGTATCCGTTACTGGAAATTTCGATATCACTGGAAACACAACAGTCGTCTTTTCTGGTAATCAAGCCAAAGAAATACCTCCCAAAGAACCTGCTGCTGAAAAGGCTGCTATTTCAGATCAATCTCAAACACCGGCTACAGGAACTGGTGGAGCTATCCATTGTCTAGCAGCTACTGATGCTTCCGTTCCGGCCGTTAAAGTTCCAGAAAAAGTTGTTGCCGCTGCTACAGGAGGAGTTCTTCCTTCTATACGAGCTGTATCGCTATCAGCAGATAGTACTCCCGCACCAAAACAAGTAAATGCCGCTGCAGCCGCTGATCCATGTGTAACCATCTCAGGAAATACTACTGTTACATTTGATAATAATTCCTCTACTGTTAGTGGTGGAGCTATCTATGCTAAGAAATTAGTTCTATCTTCTGATGGAGATATCACCTTCTCTAATAACTCTTCCGGGAAAGGTGGAGCTATCTTCATTACTGATAATGGAGATATCAGCATTACTGCTGCTACAGGATCAATTACTTTCCAAGGCAACAAGGTTACAGCGGCTGAAGAAATTACTCTTCCTGCTAAACCACAAGCAGGATCAGGAGATGCTGCTGTTTCCGGTGATGTGCAAGCAAATGCAGCCCAATCAGGACAAGCTGAAAATAATGTACAACCGCAAGTAGATAAAGCTCTAACCGCGTTTGTAACTTTTGCTAATAAAGCTCAAGTAGACGCTAAAGCAGATCAAAACCAATCCCAAACTCCTACGAAACCCTCCCACAATGCTATTCATTTAGGTAGTGGAGCGACAATTTCACAATTACGTGCTGGAACAGGACAAACGATTTTCTTCTACGATCCTATTACAACTACAAAACCAGTTGCTGCTAGCCCAGGATCTTCTGGACCTGCAGGTCCTTCAGGACATTCTGTAATTGTAAGAGCTGCCGCAGTTGCCGCTGCACCTGGAGCAGCTCAAGCTGCAACACCTAAAACTCCTCTAAAAATCAATGCTCCTGATGCACAGGCACCAGAAGCAAAAGAAGGAGCTGTTTCTGGAGAAACAAAACAAGCCACTTATAATGGTACGGTTGTATTCTCTGGAGAAAAACTAACAGCTGATGAAGCTAAGAATTCATTGAATGCAATGAGCGTTTTCAATACCGACGTATCTCTTGAAGCAGGAACTCTTGTTTTAAGAAACGGAGCTGGTCTTCTTTTAGATTCTTTTGTACAGAAAGAGGGTTCTTTGATCATTATGGATGGCGGAACATCAATCATAACGAATGTCCCAGCTGCTGAAAATCCTAGTTCCAAGGCTCCTGCAGTGCCAGCAGTTCCTAATAATGTAGTTCCTGTTGTAAATGTGTCCTCTAAATCAAACCTGAAAATTATATCTGATTTAGTAGCTTCCTCTTTGATGAACTTTAAACCAATAGGTCCTTCTGCATCTGCGCCTGCTGTATCTAACTCACAAGTAACAAACCCAGATGGATCAATTACAATCACCAACCTTGCTGTTAACTTAGATTCTCTAAGCGAAAATAAGGTCATTACTCTTGCTGCGACAGGAACAGGAAATGTCTCTATAACTGGAGATTTGAAATTCCAAGATAGCAGTCAGAATTTCTACGACAATCCAATGTTAAACAAAAACTTCTCTGCAAATATCTTAGATATTTCTACATCTGCTGGAGGAAAAGTAGATACTACCGGTTTTAATATGATCCCTCAAGGATCAACCAGTTCTAATGTTGGCTATCAAGGAAAATGGGAGGTTACGGAAGTTAAAGATACTAATACTGGTAAAGTCTCCTTTGAACTCAAATGGATATCCGCAGGTTACACACCTACACCAAATCGCCGTGCAACTTTAGTTCCTAACAGCTTATGGTGCTCTGCTGTTGATATTCGTGCTATTCAACAACTTGTTGAAGTTAGCACCCAAGGCGAAGACTTCCATAAGGGTATATGGATTTCAGGAATCTCTAACTTCTTCCATAGAGACTCCATGAAAGTACAGAAAGGATTCCGTCATATCAGTTCGGGATATGTTGTGGGCGCAAGCACACAACCCATCACTGATAGGGTTATTGATATTGCTTTCTGTCAGATGTTTGGCAAATCTAAAGATTACCATCTTGCAAAAACTAGATCGCATATTTATGCAGCATCTATCCATACAAAACGTGAAAAACTAATCAATCACTACAAGCTCTCAAATAAAAAAGGTTCTATCCTTACTAAACTTCCTGAACAAATTCCTGTAATCTTTGATGCTCAACTTAGCTACAGTTTAAGTCATAACTCTATGACTACAAAACACACTCCCGATCCCTCATCAAGAGGGAAATGGAATAACCATTGCGTAGCCGGAGAACTAGGAAGCTATCTTCCTATAGTCATTGATAATCCTTTTATTGAAGAGTTCTCTCCATTCATGAAACTTCATGTTGTCTTCGTACAACAAGAAGATTTCAAAGAAACTAAAGGAAATGCAAATAGGAATTTCCAAAGCGCGCACCTTGTAAATGTTTCCTTACCTATTGGTATGAAGTTTGAGAAAACAAACAAGTACAACATTTATAATATCAGCCTTATCTATCAGCCTGATATCTATCGTGATGCTCCAAAATCTAAAGTATTTCTACCCTCTATAGATACTAGATGGTCCACAGGAGCAACAAACTTAGCTAGACAAGCTTTAATAATTGATGGCTGTAATCATCACCATCTAACAGATAGTTTCGAGGTCTTCTGTCATGGAGCTTTCGAACTACGCGGATCTTCTAGAAACTACAACCTTGATCTAGGAGGTAGGTACAAATTCTAA
- the rnhC gene encoding ribonuclease HIII has translation MSTPFVTQLSPSLHGLLKDRLEEKGFTLTQPQYTIFQARSPSVSCTLYTSGKLVVQGKGSQEFIEFFLEPEILLTFTHNRIEEDLRPRLGVDESGKGDFFGPLCIAGVYAHDEDTLKNLYKTKIQDSKLLNDTQIVSLAKTIRACCSYDVMILYPEKYNQLYGKFHNLNILLAWAHATVIDNLAPHPSGEVFAISDQFASSESVLLNALKKKNTDISVIQKVRAEQDIIVAAASILAREAFVTTMTKLEQRFSIKLPKGASAHVKTAGKSILKTHGKDVLSLVCKTHFKTFDEICDSTTS, from the coding sequence ATGTCCACACCGTTTGTTACCCAACTATCTCCTTCTTTACACGGCTTACTCAAAGATCGTCTTGAGGAAAAAGGTTTTACTTTAACACAACCTCAATATACGATTTTTCAAGCACGTTCTCCATCAGTAAGCTGCACTCTTTATACTTCAGGGAAACTTGTTGTACAAGGAAAGGGATCTCAAGAATTTATCGAGTTTTTCCTAGAACCTGAAATCCTATTGACATTTACCCATAACCGTATAGAAGAAGATCTCCGTCCTCGCCTAGGTGTAGATGAATCAGGAAAAGGAGATTTTTTCGGTCCTTTATGTATTGCAGGAGTTTATGCTCATGATGAAGATACTCTAAAGAATCTCTATAAGACAAAAATTCAAGATTCAAAACTGCTCAATGATACACAAATTGTATCATTAGCAAAAACTATTCGTGCGTGCTGTAGCTATGATGTCATGATTCTTTACCCTGAAAAATATAATCAGCTCTATGGGAAGTTTCATAATCTCAACATCCTTTTAGCTTGGGCACATGCTACAGTTATTGATAATCTAGCTCCACACCCCTCGGGCGAAGTATTTGCTATTTCTGATCAATTTGCCTCTTCAGAAAGCGTTTTACTCAATGCTTTGAAAAAGAAAAATACCGATATCTCGGTAATTCAGAAAGTGCGCGCAGAACAAGATATCATTGTCGCTGCTGCATCTATACTCGCTCGAGAAGCTTTTGTCACTACAATGACAAAGTTAGAACAACGCTTTTCTATTAAGCTTCCGAAAGGCGCCTCAGCACATGTAAAGACTGCTGGAAAATCTATCCTCAAAACACATGGGAAAGATGTTTTATCTCTTGTTTGCAAGACACATTTTAAAACGTTTGATGAAATTTGTGACTCTACAACCTCTTAA
- the gatB gene encoding Asp-tRNA(Asn)/Glu-tRNA(Gln) amidotransferase subunit GatB: MSDVYADWESVIGLEVHVELNTKSKLFSCARNRFGDEPNTNISPVCTGMPGSLPVLNKEAVRKAILFGCAVQGEVALLSRFDRKSYFYPDSPRNFQITQFEHPIVRGGHVKAIVQGEERYFELAQAHIEDDAGMLKHFGEFAGVDYNRAGVPLIEIVSKPCMFCADDAVAYATALVSLLDYIGISDCNMEEGSVRFDVNVSVRPRGSEELRNKVEIKNMNSFAFMAQALEAERCRQIDAYLENPNKDPKTVIPGATYRWDPEKKKTVLMRLKERAEDYKYFIEPDLPVLQLTEAYINEIRDTLPELPYDKYQRYLREYALAEDIAAILISDKHIANFFELAATECKNYRALSNWVTVEFAGRCKTQGKNLAFSGILPSSVAQLVNFIDKGVITGKIAKDLADMMMESPEKSPEAILKEHPEMLPMTDESALVAIITEVLGANSQSVIDYKNGKTKALGFLVGQIMKRTQGKAPPNRVNELLLIELDK; the protein is encoded by the coding sequence ATGAGCGATGTTTATGCTGATTGGGAATCCGTCATAGGTCTTGAAGTCCACGTAGAGTTAAATACCAAATCAAAGTTATTTAGCTGTGCACGAAATCGTTTTGGTGATGAACCTAATACGAATATCTCTCCTGTGTGTACAGGAATGCCAGGGTCTTTGCCTGTATTGAATAAAGAAGCTGTAAGAAAGGCTATTTTATTTGGTTGTGCGGTTCAAGGTGAAGTAGCTTTATTAAGCCGTTTCGATAGAAAGTCCTATTTTTATCCCGATAGTCCTAGGAATTTTCAAATTACGCAATTTGAGCATCCCATAGTGCGGGGAGGACATGTAAAAGCTATTGTTCAAGGTGAAGAGCGTTATTTTGAACTTGCGCAAGCGCATATTGAAGATGATGCGGGGATGTTAAAACATTTCGGAGAATTTGCCGGAGTAGACTACAACCGGGCCGGTGTACCTTTAATAGAAATTGTTTCTAAACCTTGTATGTTTTGTGCAGACGATGCTGTTGCATACGCTACAGCTCTTGTATCTTTATTAGATTACATTGGGATTTCTGATTGTAATATGGAAGAGGGATCTGTGCGTTTCGATGTGAACGTTTCTGTACGCCCTCGGGGTAGTGAAGAACTACGCAATAAGGTAGAAATTAAAAATATGAACTCGTTTGCTTTTATGGCGCAAGCTTTAGAAGCAGAACGTTGCCGACAGATAGATGCCTATTTAGAAAATCCTAATAAAGATCCAAAAACTGTCATTCCTGGAGCAACATACCGTTGGGATCCTGAAAAGAAAAAAACGGTATTGATGCGTCTTAAAGAGCGAGCTGAGGATTACAAATACTTTATAGAACCGGATCTTCCTGTATTGCAGTTAACAGAAGCATATATCAATGAAATACGTGATACGCTTCCTGAACTTCCTTATGACAAATATCAAAGATATTTGCGTGAGTATGCTCTTGCTGAGGATATCGCTGCTATTTTAATTAGCGATAAGCATATCGCAAACTTCTTTGAATTAGCTGCTACAGAATGTAAGAACTATCGAGCTCTTTCTAACTGGGTGACTGTGGAGTTTGCAGGACGTTGTAAAACACAAGGTAAGAACCTTGCCTTTTCGGGGATTCTTCCTAGCAGCGTAGCTCAGCTTGTCAATTTTATTGATAAGGGAGTGATTACTGGGAAGATAGCTAAAGATCTTGCCGATATGATGATGGAATCTCCAGAAAAGAGTCCTGAAGCTATTCTTAAAGAACATCCTGAAATGTTGCCAATGACAGATGAAAGTGCTTTAGTTGCGATTATTACTGAAGTTTTGGGGGCTAACTCACAATCTGTTATCGATTATAAGAACGGTAAGACTAAAGCTTTAGGATTTTTAGTTGGGCAAATTATGAAGCGCACTCAAGGAAAAGCCCCTCCAAATAGAGTGAATGAGCTTTTGCTTATTGAATTGGATAAATAA